From Rutidosis leptorrhynchoides isolate AG116_Rl617_1_P2 chromosome 3, CSIRO_AGI_Rlap_v1, whole genome shotgun sequence, a single genomic window includes:
- the LOC139901029 gene encoding uncharacterized protein has product MDPDFDDSVFMILKLFSTGTVEAVYPRNLGALCFGLTRRSFEDDLIPIKLKRFDVVFGEDWLSKNGGGIVCLGKPIHIPQVDGEPLMIFRDKKYKQLNLIWCSKDQKYLRKGCNIILAHVSKPDLEERRLDDVVVVRNFPEVFSEDLPGLMPHRAVEFQIDLVPGADLVARAPYRLTPSKL; this is encoded by the exons atggatcctgattttGATGATAGTGTTTTTATGATTTTGAAGTTGTTTAGCACTGGTACGGTAGAAGCCGTATATCCGAGGAATTTGGGTGCT TTGTGCTTTGGATTAACGAGAAGGTCATTTGAAGATGACCTCATACCAATAAAGCTAAAGAGATTTGATGTCGTATTTGGCGAGGATTGGCTGTCGAAGAATGGAGGTGGGATCGTTTGCCTTGGTAAACCCATTCATATTCCTCAAGTAGATGGAGAACCATTAATGATCTTCAGAGATAAGAAATACAAGCAGTTGAATCTTATCTGGTGTTCGAAAGATCAAAAGTACCTAAGAAAAGGTTGTAATATTATTCTTGCTCATGTGAGCAAACCCGACTTAGAAGAAAGGCGACTGGATGATGTGGTTGTCGTTAGAAATTTCCCTGAAGTATTTTCCGAGGATTTACCTGGACTTATGCCGCATCGCgcagtagaatttcaaattgatctcgtACCTGGTGCTGAtcttgtagcacgtgctccttatagactcacccCTTCCAAACTTTAA
- the LOC139901030 gene encoding uncharacterized protein: MKVHVDNGNSVDIVYEQCFVQLSESIRATLQPTAASLTGFTGESSLPMGVLPLDVELVDENNDGLVRRAWLDFYVMRTSSRYNMLLGRTALAKFGIVPSTIHGMIKFATHKGIAKIGSKSIIPICAAVNVKSAEQETTDAVDNMVMVNPAYPGQKIKVGWNVSADTKKQIVQLVQYIDVFAWCENDMTGIPRHIVEHRLNVNPALKPVVQKRRGKAPDRVKWLCEEAKKTGVSANADAMVDDSQNALSFPTQTNANATTSK, from the exons atgaaagttcatgttgataatggcaATAGCGTTGATATTGTTTATGAACAATGTTTTGTTCAACTGTCGGAGAGTATTAGAGCAACTTTACAACCAACCGCAGCTTCGCTAACCGGTTTTACGGGAGAATCCTCGTTGCCTATGGGCGTTTTGCCCTTAGATGTTGAGCTTGTTGATGAAAATAATGATGGTTTAGTGCGCCGAGCGTGGCTTGATTTCTATGTTATGCGAACCTCATCTCGCTATAACATGTTGTTAGGTAGGACTGCCTTAGCTAAATTTGGAATTGTTCCatctacaattcatggcatgataaAATTCGCAACACATAAAGGTATCGCGAAGATAGGTTCAAAGAGCATCATACCCATCTGTGCGGCTGTTAATGTAAAAAGTGCAGAGCAAGAAACCACTGACGCCGTAGACAACATGGTAATGGTTAATCCTGCATATCCCGGGCAAAAAATTAAAGTAGGATGGAATGTTAGTGCGGATACCAAGAAACAAATTGTGCAGTTAGTGCAGTACatagatgtttttgcttggtgcgaAAATGATATGACTGGTATTCCGCGTCATATTGTGGAACACAGACTTAATGTAAATCCAGCTTTAAAACCTGTAGTGCAGAAGCGAAGAGGCAAGGCCCCGGATCGCGTGAAATGGCTGTGTGAAGAG gcAAAGAAAACAGGTgtttctgcgaatgctgatgcaatGGTTGATGATTCGCAGAATGCCTTGTCATTTCCTACACAAACAAATGCTAATGCCACTACGAGtaaatga